One window of the Anolis sagrei isolate rAnoSag1 chromosome 5, rAnoSag1.mat, whole genome shotgun sequence genome contains the following:
- the H1-0 gene encoding histone H1.0, whose protein sequence is MTENSSAAPASKPKRSSAAKKSTDHPKYSDMIVAAIQAEKSRAGSSRQSIQKYIKSHYKVGENADSQIKLSIKRLVTTGVLKQTKGVGASGSFRLAKGDEPKKAPVKKAKKEVKKAVTPKKAAKPKKAPAKSPAKKAKPAAKKAKKKPAPAPKKAKKPKTVKAKPVKASKPKKAKASKPKAKSSAKKSAKKK, encoded by the coding sequence ATGACGGAGAACTCGTCCGCAGCGCCTGCTTCCAAGCCCAAGAGGTCCTCAGCGGCCAAGAAGTCCACGGACCACCCCAAGTACTCCGACATGATCGTGGCTGCCATCCAAGCCGAGAAGAGCCGGGCCGGTTCGTCTCGCCAGTCCATCCAGAAGTACATCAAGAGCCACTACAAGGTGGGGGAGAACGCCGACTCCCAGATCAAGCTGTCCATCAAGAGGCTGGTCACCACAGGTGTCCTGAAGCAGACCAAAGGGGTCGGGGCCTCGGGCTCCTTCCGCCTGGCCAAAGGCGACGAGCCCAAGAAAGCGCCGGTCAAGAAGGCCAAGAAGGAGGTCAAGAAGGCCGTGACGCCCAAGAAAGCGGCCAAGCCCAAGAAGGCACCGGCCAAGTCGCCAGCCAAGAAGGCCAAGCCCGCGGCCAAGAAAGCCAAAAAGAAGCCGGCTCCGGCTCCAAAGAAAGCCAAGAAGCCAAAGACTGTCAAGGCCAAGCCAGTGAAAGCATCGAAGCCGAAGAAGGCCAAGGCGTCCAAACCCAAAGCAAAGTCCAGCGCAAAGAAGTCGGCCAAGAAAAAGTGA